In Helianthus annuus cultivar XRQ/B chromosome 9, HanXRQr2.0-SUNRISE, whole genome shotgun sequence, the following are encoded in one genomic region:
- the LOC110875189 gene encoding leucine-rich repeat extensin-like protein 5 produces MGGPSNPVSEVDSAPVEPAPQMGYANPIPSYPSAAGYNPFEQPTYSGYNYNNAPTIDPYLEVANYNALYPGPFPATYPTGYPEYGYQYPPPPHPQQQLQPPQPPQIQPPPQQEILQRLHVVEQKVDEERRSRRGLLKGLANLIKGKKKRDY; encoded by the coding sequence ATGGGTGGGCCTTCGAACCCAGTTTCTGAAGTCGACTCTGCACCAGTCGAGCCAGCACCACAAATGGGTTATGCTAACCCAATTCCTTCATATCCAAGTGCAGCTGggtataacccttttgagcagccaaCTTATTCTGGTTACAACTACAACAATGCCCCTACCATTGACCCGTATCTCGAGGTAGCCAACTACAATGCTCTCTACCCTGGACCCTTTCCAGCTACGTACCCAACTGGGTACCCCGAATATGGGTATCAATACCCACCACCTCCTCATCCTCAGCAGCAGCTGCAACCGCCGCAGCCGCCACAGATCCAACCACCACCGCAGCAAGAAATCCTTCAGCGGTTGCACGTGGTGGAGCAAAAGGTAGACGAGGAGCGTAGGAGCCGCCGCGGTCTACTAAAGGGTTTGGCAAACCTTATAAAGGGGAAGAAGAAGAGGGATTATTAA